The following proteins are co-located in the Caloenas nicobarica isolate bCalNic1 chromosome 33, bCalNic1.hap1, whole genome shotgun sequence genome:
- the LOC136000591 gene encoding twist-related protein 2-like: MKEENMCPDSPEGSLVTSEEEGERLHKKCHRKRGQGHKPAEECGVSSPQGKRSKRSPVPPSFEDMHTQRVIANVRERQRTQSLNDAFAELRKIIPTLPSDKLSKIQTLKLAARYIDFLYQVLQSDELDHKITSCNYLAHERLSYAFSVWRMEGAWSMSASH; encoded by the coding sequence atgaaagaagaaaacatgtgCCCGGATTCCCCCGAAGGCAGCCTGGTCACCAGCGAGGAGGAAGGCGAGCGGCTGCACAAGAAATGTCACCGCAAGCGCGGCCAGGGGCACAAGCCGGCCGAGGAGTGCGGCGTCTCCTCGCCGCAGGGCAAGCGGAGCAAGCGCAGCCCCGTCCCCCCGTCCTTCGAGGACATGCACACGCAGCGGGTGATTGCCAACGTGCGGGAGCGCCAGCGGACCCAGTCGCTCAATGACGCCTTCGCCGAGCTGCGGAAGATCATCCCCACGTTGCCTTCTGACAAGCTGAGCAAGATCCAGACCCTCAAGCTGGCCGCCCGCTACATAGACTTCTTGTACCAGGTCCTGCAGAGCGATGAGCTGGACCACAAGATCACCAGCTGCAACTACCTGGCCCACGAGAGGCTCAGCTACGCCTTCTCCGTCTGGAGGATGGAAGGGGCTTGGTCCATGTCTGCATCCCACTGA